One Vanessa cardui chromosome 14, ilVanCard2.1, whole genome shotgun sequence DNA segment encodes these proteins:
- the LOC124535280 gene encoding organic cation/carnitine transporter 7-like isoform X1 translates to MKLYTVNMAVSGKMEKGAKTEPSIATLDEAMLLTGFGIYNIAHMLLSGLILLGVIMQSLAMSYVMPAAQCDLNLSLQQRGWISAIPFLAIILTSYFWGWLADTRGRRLVMLISMTISTVFSGLASFAPEVISFAVLSFISSIFMSGSSAVVYTYLGEFTNIRHRDKIVTFGSAFVGIGTVIIPAIAWVILPLDFSYPLPLLNIAYRPWRLLVVACVLPFVIGTVLLIFVAPESPKFLSSSGKTEECLVVLRKMYSINRRMPEDTYPVKTLVSEGNESKQEEKSGVTAILSSMKEQTVPLFKPPFLPWTCLTCFVQFGIFATTNGFYVWFPTILNSLVSHAGRARICDVLDAARAHNTTDVDCDDTINTATFEMSVYVGLVFCSMYIIVGFLVDFLGKIAILVVLLAGTGVCGVVAPHVYHQQIAVALFAIFQMCGACIGLMNAVTVELFPTKFRAMAVCLSMMMGRVGSMFGTNLIGLFLETNCGVSFYLFAGLIMVCALFCLTLPGKNKGPIQSKPKPAATPNEAQAPA, encoded by the exons GTTTTGGTATTTACAACATCGCTCATATGCTCCTGAGTGGATTGATCCTTTTGGGCGTGATCATGCAAAGCTTGGCCATGAGCTACGTGATGCCGGCTGCGCAATGTGACCTGAACCTCAGTCTACAGCAGAGAGGATGGATTTCGGCCATTCCTTTCTTag CTATCATCCTCACGTCGTACTTCTGGGGCTGGCTGGCCGATACCCGTGGGCGGCGACTGGTCATGCTCATCTCAATGACCATATCCACAGTCTTCAGTGGTCTCGCGAGCTTCGCCCCTGAGGTTATCTCCTTCGCCGTGCTATCATTCATATCATCTATATT TATGTCGGGCTCATCGGCTGTGGTGTACACGTACCTCGGCGAATTCACAAATATACGTCATCGAGACAAGATCGTCACCTTTGGCTCGGCTTTCGTAGGCATCGGAACTGTTATAATACCAG CCATAGCCTGGGTTATACTTCCCCTGGACTTTTCTTATCCGCTACCACTCTTAAACATTGCGTACCGACCCTGGAGACTGCTGGTCGTGGCCTGCGTGCTGCCTTTCGTCATCGGCACCGTGCTGCTGATATTCGTAGCACCCGAGAGTCCTAAATTTCTCAGCTCTTCCGGAAAAACTGAGGAGTGTTTGGTCGTCCTGAGGAAAATGTACTCAATCAATAGGAGAATGCCTGAAGATACCTACCCC GTAAAAACTTTAGTATCCGAGGGCAATGAGTCGAAGCAGGAGGAGAAGTCAGGCGTAACTGCAATTCTTTCGTCAATGAAGGAGCAGACTGTTCCGTTGTTCAAGCCACCGTTCCTACCGTGGACGTGCCTCACTTGCTTTGTACAATTTGGCATATTTGCAAC CACGAACGGGTTCTACGTGTGGTTCCCGACGATCCTCAACTCGCTGGTGAGCCACGCGGGCCGCGCGCGCATCTGCGACGTGCTCGACGCCGCGCGCGCGCACAACACCACCGAC GTGGATTGCGACGATACCATAAACACGGCCACCTTCGAGATGTCAGTGTACGTGGGGTTGGTGTTCTGCTCCATGTACATCATCGTCGGCTTTCTGGTGGACTTTTTGGGGAAGATAGCCATCCTGGTGGTGCTGTTGGCCGGCACCGGCGTGTGCGGAGTGGTGGCCCCCCACGTGTACCACCAGCAGATCGCCGTCGCGCTGTTCGCAATCTTCCAGATGTGCGGAGCGTGTATCGGACTCATGAACGCTGTTACCGTCGAACTATTTCCTACTAAATTCAG AGCGATGGCAGTGTGTCTGTCCATGATGATGGGTCGTGTGGGCTCGATGTTTGGAACCAACCTCATCGGGCTGTTCCTGGAGACCAATTGTGGAGTCAGCTTCTATCTCTTCGCAGGACTTATCATGG TGTGCGCGTTGTTCTGTTTAACGCTGCCGGGTAAGAACAAAGGACCGATTCAGAGCAAACCGAAGCCCGCAGCGACTCCGAACGAGGCTCAAGCGCCCGCATGA
- the LOC124535280 gene encoding organic cation/carnitine transporter 7-like isoform X2, which yields MAVSGKMEKGAKTEPSIATLDEAMLLTGFGIYNIAHMLLSGLILLGVIMQSLAMSYVMPAAQCDLNLSLQQRGWISAIPFLAIILTSYFWGWLADTRGRRLVMLISMTISTVFSGLASFAPEVISFAVLSFISSIFMSGSSAVVYTYLGEFTNIRHRDKIVTFGSAFVGIGTVIIPAIAWVILPLDFSYPLPLLNIAYRPWRLLVVACVLPFVIGTVLLIFVAPESPKFLSSSGKTEECLVVLRKMYSINRRMPEDTYPVKTLVSEGNESKQEEKSGVTAILSSMKEQTVPLFKPPFLPWTCLTCFVQFGIFATTNGFYVWFPTILNSLVSHAGRARICDVLDAARAHNTTDVDCDDTINTATFEMSVYVGLVFCSMYIIVGFLVDFLGKIAILVVLLAGTGVCGVVAPHVYHQQIAVALFAIFQMCGACIGLMNAVTVELFPTKFRAMAVCLSMMMGRVGSMFGTNLIGLFLETNCGVSFYLFAGLIMVCALFCLTLPGKNKGPIQSKPKPAATPNEAQAPA from the exons GTTTTGGTATTTACAACATCGCTCATATGCTCCTGAGTGGATTGATCCTTTTGGGCGTGATCATGCAAAGCTTGGCCATGAGCTACGTGATGCCGGCTGCGCAATGTGACCTGAACCTCAGTCTACAGCAGAGAGGATGGATTTCGGCCATTCCTTTCTTag CTATCATCCTCACGTCGTACTTCTGGGGCTGGCTGGCCGATACCCGTGGGCGGCGACTGGTCATGCTCATCTCAATGACCATATCCACAGTCTTCAGTGGTCTCGCGAGCTTCGCCCCTGAGGTTATCTCCTTCGCCGTGCTATCATTCATATCATCTATATT TATGTCGGGCTCATCGGCTGTGGTGTACACGTACCTCGGCGAATTCACAAATATACGTCATCGAGACAAGATCGTCACCTTTGGCTCGGCTTTCGTAGGCATCGGAACTGTTATAATACCAG CCATAGCCTGGGTTATACTTCCCCTGGACTTTTCTTATCCGCTACCACTCTTAAACATTGCGTACCGACCCTGGAGACTGCTGGTCGTGGCCTGCGTGCTGCCTTTCGTCATCGGCACCGTGCTGCTGATATTCGTAGCACCCGAGAGTCCTAAATTTCTCAGCTCTTCCGGAAAAACTGAGGAGTGTTTGGTCGTCCTGAGGAAAATGTACTCAATCAATAGGAGAATGCCTGAAGATACCTACCCC GTAAAAACTTTAGTATCCGAGGGCAATGAGTCGAAGCAGGAGGAGAAGTCAGGCGTAACTGCAATTCTTTCGTCAATGAAGGAGCAGACTGTTCCGTTGTTCAAGCCACCGTTCCTACCGTGGACGTGCCTCACTTGCTTTGTACAATTTGGCATATTTGCAAC CACGAACGGGTTCTACGTGTGGTTCCCGACGATCCTCAACTCGCTGGTGAGCCACGCGGGCCGCGCGCGCATCTGCGACGTGCTCGACGCCGCGCGCGCGCACAACACCACCGAC GTGGATTGCGACGATACCATAAACACGGCCACCTTCGAGATGTCAGTGTACGTGGGGTTGGTGTTCTGCTCCATGTACATCATCGTCGGCTTTCTGGTGGACTTTTTGGGGAAGATAGCCATCCTGGTGGTGCTGTTGGCCGGCACCGGCGTGTGCGGAGTGGTGGCCCCCCACGTGTACCACCAGCAGATCGCCGTCGCGCTGTTCGCAATCTTCCAGATGTGCGGAGCGTGTATCGGACTCATGAACGCTGTTACCGTCGAACTATTTCCTACTAAATTCAG AGCGATGGCAGTGTGTCTGTCCATGATGATGGGTCGTGTGGGCTCGATGTTTGGAACCAACCTCATCGGGCTGTTCCTGGAGACCAATTGTGGAGTCAGCTTCTATCTCTTCGCAGGACTTATCATGG TGTGCGCGTTGTTCTGTTTAACGCTGCCGGGTAAGAACAAAGGACCGATTCAGAGCAAACCGAAGCCCGCAGCGACTCCGAACGAGGCTCAAGCGCCCGCATGA